In Cotesia glomerata isolate CgM1 linkage group LG3, MPM_Cglom_v2.3, whole genome shotgun sequence, one genomic interval encodes:
- the LOC123260635 gene encoding nurim homolog isoform X1, giving the protein MKMMFRNLISLLLGCISIFYTIYVVYCLIYFISNHNQNHKAVQTSGNDDNAESLTAAWNILMNLYLLFLFLIQHSVMASRIIKRLYKKLNISEYERSIYNALSSVCLDYLMRNWKPVPLITLWEVNTESNMYSWILFSALHLFGWLIILGGCCMLDVTELLGWKQIYCKVLNKPGALAVKSKEYQRYLDHMRHPSFVGFIITFWIHPYMTIDRFLLSFIITIYMLMIWNIDESDYKYASNIYYREKQYFKY; this is encoded by the exons atgaagaTGATGTTCAGAAATTTAATCAGCTTATTATTAGGATgcattagtattttttatactatttatgtcgtttattgtttaatttattttatttctaatcaTAATCAAAACCATAAAGCTGTACAAACTtctggtaat gatGATAACGCTGAAAGTCTCACAGCTGCGTGGAACATTTTGATGAActtgtatttattattcttgTTCTTGATCCAGCACTCGGTGATGGCTAGTAGAATTATTAAGCGcctgtataaaaaattgaacatcTCCGAGTACGAGAGAAGTATTTACAATGCATTGAGTTCAGTGTGTCTGGATTATTTGATGAGAAACTGGAAACCAGTACCCCTGATTACGCTCTGGGAAGTAAATACAGAGTCTAACATGTATTCATGGATTTTATTTTCTGCTCTACATCTATTCGGATGGCTAATTATACTCGGTGGCTGCTGTATGCTTGATGTCACCGAGTTGTTGGGGTGGAAACAAATTTACTGCAAAGTACTTAATAAGCCTGGAGCATTAGCTGTTAAGTCAAAGGAGTATCAAAGGTATTTAGATCATATGAGGCATCCTAGTTTCGTTGGATTCATTATTACCTTTTGGATTCACCCTTACATGAC catcGATCGGTTCTTGTTGTCGTTTATCataacaatttatatgttgATGATATGGAATATCGACGAAAGCGATTATAAATATGCGAGCAATATTTATTACAGAGAAAAACAGTActtcaaatattaa
- the LOC123260635 gene encoding nurim homolog isoform X2 — MKMMFRNLISLLLGCISIFYTIYVVYCLIYFISNHNQNHKAVQTSDDNAESLTAAWNILMNLYLLFLFLIQHSVMASRIIKRLYKKLNISEYERSIYNALSSVCLDYLMRNWKPVPLITLWEVNTESNMYSWILFSALHLFGWLIILGGCCMLDVTELLGWKQIYCKVLNKPGALAVKSKEYQRYLDHMRHPSFVGFIITFWIHPYMTIDRFLLSFIITIYMLMIWNIDESDYKYASNIYYREKQYFKY, encoded by the exons atgaagaTGATGTTCAGAAATTTAATCAGCTTATTATTAGGATgcattagtattttttatactatttatgtcgtttattgtttaatttattttatttctaatcaTAATCAAAACCATAAAGCTGTACAAACTtctg atGATAACGCTGAAAGTCTCACAGCTGCGTGGAACATTTTGATGAActtgtatttattattcttgTTCTTGATCCAGCACTCGGTGATGGCTAGTAGAATTATTAAGCGcctgtataaaaaattgaacatcTCCGAGTACGAGAGAAGTATTTACAATGCATTGAGTTCAGTGTGTCTGGATTATTTGATGAGAAACTGGAAACCAGTACCCCTGATTACGCTCTGGGAAGTAAATACAGAGTCTAACATGTATTCATGGATTTTATTTTCTGCTCTACATCTATTCGGATGGCTAATTATACTCGGTGGCTGCTGTATGCTTGATGTCACCGAGTTGTTGGGGTGGAAACAAATTTACTGCAAAGTACTTAATAAGCCTGGAGCATTAGCTGTTAAGTCAAAGGAGTATCAAAGGTATTTAGATCATATGAGGCATCCTAGTTTCGTTGGATTCATTATTACCTTTTGGATTCACCCTTACATGAC catcGATCGGTTCTTGTTGTCGTTTATCataacaatttatatgttgATGATATGGAATATCGACGAAAGCGATTATAAATATGCGAGCAATATTTATTACAGAGAAAAACAGTActtcaaatattaa
- the LOC123260636 gene encoding SOSS complex subunit B homolog: MDYVLIKDIRPGQKNINVVFIVLEVGHPTITKENREVRTFKVADATACMNVSIWDEPGQLLVPGDIVRLTKGYASVWRQCLTLYSGKNGDIQKIGEFCMVINEQLNMSEPNPALAQQLVNQGGSGPPGNINNTITNNGNANNIAGTPRQSPIAIQSNSTTANSTASSSTKSGNGSGTGGSGSSGSSSTGLPGGSARFSNESTPKTTAASTGKSSTRGRGNYRNGGRSDRR, from the exons ATGGATTACGTGTTGATAAAAGACATACGACCCGGacaaaaaaacataaatgTGGTATTTATTGTTCTTGAGGTTGGACATCCTACAATAACTAAAGAAAACCGCGAAGTTCGAACATTCAAAGTCGCTGACGCGACCGCGTGTATGAATGTGTCAATTTGGGACGAACCAGGACAATTGTTGGTACCTGGTGATATTGTGAGACTGACAAAGGGTTACGCGTCCGTCTGGAGACAATGTTTGACACTTTATTCTGGTAAAAATGGTGATATACAAAAAATAGGTGAATTTTGTATGGTTATTAACGAACAATTGAATATGAGCGAACCTAATCCTGCCTTAGCTCAACAACTTGTCAATCAAGGTGGATCTGGACCACCtggtaatattaataataccaTTACTAATAATGGTAATGCTAATAATATTGCTGGCACGCCTAGACAGTCGCCTAtt GCAATCCAAAGCAATTCAACAACAGCAAACTCAACAGCGAGCAGTTCGACTAAAAGCGGTAACGGCAGTGGTACTGGTGGTTCAGGAAGTAGCGGTTCAAGCTCCACGGGACTACCGGGTGGTTCTGCAAGATTTAGCAATGAAAGTACTCCAAAGACGACGGCTGCCTCAACTGGAAAAAGCAGCACGCGTGGGCGAGGAAATTACCGAAACGGCGGTCGTAGTGATCGCAGATAA